From Cydia pomonella isolate Wapato2018A chromosome 26, ilCydPomo1, whole genome shotgun sequence, one genomic window encodes:
- the LOC133531871 gene encoding uncharacterized protein LOC133531871 isoform X1 yields the protein MDAQIQQVVQSNSAIINSLNADCWRLILDYLSIKELLQTELTCKDWQKLVLDHISHRPIVIHSMEIDENTLILKQSSEAWCSFKRWARKCGGSVQDFDMDCNHYKDAVETLRDHCPNLVGLKLSRLKKKLSPTDTLHFQKLTWLVFDCCDEVTDDCVSQFLTNSLEELRITYNKRVTGRFLNNLKPVNNMKSLGLKHCRALRFPFLLSAADRLSNLTVLELWKRNRSKIEIRDKLHLLFEKMPNLREIDIEIYDMLRRPDEEIRLAESNVFFESICRLKKLTRVNANFQVWDNHLEALASSCKQLMGVDLICNHITRRGLDALCRHVGARLLELNLAESLLTDDDVAACVYACPKLLSLDLSDCPRLVWAVRRVALARRAMRRSPRLAAEASLRLPLPITMSRTSWMYALPATDIQASNASTERSSQLIVLFVLTPKTPTHALCSLQPSCIPTKRI from the exons ATGGATGCCCAAATTCAACAA GTGGTACAAAGCAACAGTGCAATAATAAACTCCCTAAATGCGGACTGCTGGCGTCTCATCTTGGATTATTTATCAATCAAGGAGCTCCTGCAGACGGAGCTGACCTGCAAAGATTGGCAGAAGTTGGTGCTTGATCACATATCAC ATCGTCCAATAGTTATTCACAGTATGGAAATAGACGAAAACACCTTAATATTGAAACAATCGAGTGAGGCCTGGTGTTCGTTCAAACGTTGGGCGAGGAAGTGTGGCGGCTCCGTTCAGGACTTCGACATGGACTGTAACCACTACAAGGATGCCGTGGAGACCCTTAGAGACCACTGCCCGAATCTAGTAGGTCTTAAG CTCAGCAGGTTAAAAAAGAAACTGTCGCCGACCGATACGCTCCACTTTCAGAAACTAACCTGGCTCGTGTTCGACTGCTGCGAC GAGGTAACAGATGATTGCGTCAgtcaatttttaacaaatagCTTAGAGGAATTACGAATTACATATAATAAGCGAGTTACAGGTCGATTTCTTAATAATTTGAAACCTGTTAATAATATGAAGAGTCTCGGACTAAAGCATTGTCGAGCCTTGAGATTTCCATTTCTGCTGTCTGCCGCAGACCGTTTAAGTAATTTAACGGTTTTAGAATTGTGGAAACGAAATCGTAGTAAAATTGAAATAAGGGATAAGCTTCATCTGTTGTTTGAGAAAATGCCTAATTTGAGGGAGATAGATATAGAGATATACGATATGCTGAGGAGGCCTGACGAAGAGATCCGTCTCGCTGAGAGCAATGTTTTTTTCGAGTCGATTTGTCGACTCAAGAAGTTGACTCGCGTGAATGCAAACTTCCAAGTGTGGGATAACCATCTCGAGGCTTTGGCGAGCAGCTGTAAGCAATTAATGGGAGTGGACTTGATATGCAACC ATATAACGCGGCGCGGTCTGGACGCGCTGTGCCGCCACGTGGGAGCGCGCCTGCTGGAGCTCAACCTGGCCGAGAGCCTGCTCACCGACGACGACGTGGCCGCGTGTGTGTACGCGTGCCCCAAACTACTG TCGCTGGACCTGTCCGACTGCCCGCGGCTGGTGTGGGCCGTGCGCCGCGTGGCGCTGGCGCGGCGCGCCATGCGGCGGAGCCCCCGCCTCGCCGCCGAGGCGTCCCTGCGGCTGCCGCTGCCGATCACTATGAGCAG GACGTCGTGGATGTACGCTTTACCAGCGACGGATATTCAAGCGTCGAACGCCAGTACTGAACGTTCATCACAACTTATCGTATTATTTGTGCTTACGCCAAAGACGCCAACTCACGCGCTCTGCAGCCtgcaaccttcgtgcattccgacaaagagaatttga
- the LOC133531871 gene encoding uncharacterized protein LOC133531871 isoform X2, whose protein sequence is MDAQIQQVVQSNSAIINSLNADCWRLILDYLSIKELLQTELTCKDWQKLVLDHISHRPIVIHSMEIDENTLILKQSSEAWCSFKRWARKCGGSVQDFDMDCNHYKDAVETLRDHCPNLVGLKLSRLKKKLSPTDTLHFQKLTWLVFDCCDEVTDDCVSQFLTNSLEELRITYNKRVTGRFLNNLKPVNNMKSLGLKHCRALRFPFLLSAADRLSNLTVLELWKRNRSKIEIRDKLHLLFEKMPNLREIDIEIYDMLRRPDEEIRLAESNVFFESICRLKKLTRVNANFQVWDNHLEALASSCKQLMGVDLICNHITRRGLDALCRHVGARLLELNLAESLLTDDDVAACVYACPKLLSLDLSDCPRLVWAVRRVALARRAMRRSPRLAAEASLRLPLPITMSRWDFYGDADDFKDVVDVRFTSDGYSSVERQY, encoded by the exons ATGGATGCCCAAATTCAACAA GTGGTACAAAGCAACAGTGCAATAATAAACTCCCTAAATGCGGACTGCTGGCGTCTCATCTTGGATTATTTATCAATCAAGGAGCTCCTGCAGACGGAGCTGACCTGCAAAGATTGGCAGAAGTTGGTGCTTGATCACATATCAC ATCGTCCAATAGTTATTCACAGTATGGAAATAGACGAAAACACCTTAATATTGAAACAATCGAGTGAGGCCTGGTGTTCGTTCAAACGTTGGGCGAGGAAGTGTGGCGGCTCCGTTCAGGACTTCGACATGGACTGTAACCACTACAAGGATGCCGTGGAGACCCTTAGAGACCACTGCCCGAATCTAGTAGGTCTTAAG CTCAGCAGGTTAAAAAAGAAACTGTCGCCGACCGATACGCTCCACTTTCAGAAACTAACCTGGCTCGTGTTCGACTGCTGCGAC GAGGTAACAGATGATTGCGTCAgtcaatttttaacaaatagCTTAGAGGAATTACGAATTACATATAATAAGCGAGTTACAGGTCGATTTCTTAATAATTTGAAACCTGTTAATAATATGAAGAGTCTCGGACTAAAGCATTGTCGAGCCTTGAGATTTCCATTTCTGCTGTCTGCCGCAGACCGTTTAAGTAATTTAACGGTTTTAGAATTGTGGAAACGAAATCGTAGTAAAATTGAAATAAGGGATAAGCTTCATCTGTTGTTTGAGAAAATGCCTAATTTGAGGGAGATAGATATAGAGATATACGATATGCTGAGGAGGCCTGACGAAGAGATCCGTCTCGCTGAGAGCAATGTTTTTTTCGAGTCGATTTGTCGACTCAAGAAGTTGACTCGCGTGAATGCAAACTTCCAAGTGTGGGATAACCATCTCGAGGCTTTGGCGAGCAGCTGTAAGCAATTAATGGGAGTGGACTTGATATGCAACC ATATAACGCGGCGCGGTCTGGACGCGCTGTGCCGCCACGTGGGAGCGCGCCTGCTGGAGCTCAACCTGGCCGAGAGCCTGCTCACCGACGACGACGTGGCCGCGTGTGTGTACGCGTGCCCCAAACTACTG TCGCTGGACCTGTCCGACTGCCCGCGGCTGGTGTGGGCCGTGCGCCGCGTGGCGCTGGCGCGGCGCGCCATGCGGCGGAGCCCCCGCCTCGCCGCCGAGGCGTCCCTGCGGCTGCCGCTGCCGATCACTATGAGCAGGTGGGACTTTTATGGGGACGCGGATGATTTCAAG GACGTCGTGGATGTACGCTTTACCAGCGACGGATATTCAAGCGTCGAACGCCAGTACTGA